The Solidesulfovibrio fructosivorans JJ] genome contains a region encoding:
- a CDS encoding peptide-binding protein, producing MRVARVVFLVFLLVTAFCCGCQGPSDQPAGAKKTAKPATAAAPAVSPEKPVDGGRIVIASIGEPSNLIPPLSTDSASSEVANLLYVAPLRYDKDIKLECWAAERYEVDEDGKLLKFWLKPGIRWTDGVELTAADVEFTYKLMIDPKTPTAYAGDYKAIKSFTVTGKYSFEVRYAEPFARSLVTWALAILPEHVLKGQDLMNTKYAREPVGAGPYKLVSWEPGRRLVLDANPDYFEGRPHIDQVVYRIIPDTATMFLELKAGGVDMMGLTPQQYLYQTKGPRWEADWRKFKYLSFAYTYLAYNLKSPFFSDVRVRQAFAHAVNKEDVVKGAVLGLGMPTVGPYKPGTWVYDTSITDYAYDPALAKKMLAEAGWKDRNGDGVLEDASGRPFRFTILTNQGNDQRIKSATIIQSELAAIGVKVSIRTVEWASFIKEFVNKGNFDALILGWTITQDPDAYDVWHSSRAVPGGLNFVGFKNAKADALLEEGRHTVDMAKRKKIYDAFQEILHREQPYLFLYAPYALPILSSRFQNVAVAPAGITYNFTKWWVPRDKQTFRLEK from the coding sequence ATGCGGGTGGCGCGCGTCGTTTTTTTGGTTTTTCTTCTTGTTACGGCGTTTTGTTGCGGCTGTCAGGGGCCTTCGGACCAGCCTGCGGGCGCAAAAAAAACGGCCAAACCGGCAACGGCCGCCGCGCCGGCCGTCTCCCCGGAAAAACCGGTCGACGGCGGCCGCATCGTCATAGCCAGCATCGGCGAGCCGTCGAACCTCATTCCCCCCCTGTCGACCGATTCCGCCTCCAGCGAGGTGGCCAACCTGCTCTACGTCGCCCCGCTGCGCTACGACAAGGACATCAAGCTCGAATGCTGGGCCGCCGAGCGCTACGAAGTGGACGAGGACGGCAAGCTCCTCAAATTCTGGCTCAAGCCCGGCATCCGCTGGACAGACGGGGTGGAGCTCACGGCCGCGGACGTGGAATTCACCTACAAGCTCATGATCGACCCCAAGACGCCCACGGCCTATGCCGGGGACTACAAGGCGATCAAGAGCTTCACCGTCACGGGCAAGTATTCCTTCGAGGTGCGTTACGCCGAGCCCTTTGCGCGGTCGCTTGTCACCTGGGCCTTGGCCATCCTGCCCGAGCATGTTCTTAAGGGCCAGGATCTCATGAACACCAAGTACGCCCGGGAGCCCGTGGGCGCGGGGCCGTACAAGCTGGTTTCCTGGGAACCCGGCCGGCGGCTGGTGCTCGACGCCAACCCGGACTATTTCGAGGGCCGGCCCCATATCGACCAGGTCGTCTACCGCATCATCCCGGACACCGCGACCATGTTCCTGGAACTCAAGGCCGGCGGCGTGGACATGATGGGGCTCACCCCCCAGCAGTACCTCTACCAGACCAAGGGACCTCGCTGGGAGGCGGACTGGCGCAAGTTCAAATACCTCTCCTTCGCCTACACGTATCTCGCCTACAACCTCAAAAGCCCGTTTTTCAGCGATGTCCGGGTGCGACAGGCCTTCGCCCACGCCGTGAACAAGGAAGACGTGGTCAAGGGCGCCGTGCTTGGCCTCGGCATGCCCACCGTCGGCCCCTACAAGCCCGGCACCTGGGTCTACGACACGTCCATTACGGATTATGCCTACGATCCGGCCCTGGCCAAGAAAATGCTGGCCGAGGCGGGCTGGAAGGACCGAAACGGCGACGGCGTGCTCGAGGACGCCTCGGGCCGGCCGTTTCGCTTCACCATTCTCACCAACCAGGGCAACGATCAACGGATCAAAAGCGCCACCATCATCCAAAGCGAGCTGGCGGCCATCGGCGTCAAGGTGTCCATCCGCACCGTGGAGTGGGCCTCCTTCATCAAGGAATTCGTGAACAAGGGCAATTTCGACGCTCTCATTCTCGGCTGGACCATCACCCAGGACCCGGACGCCTACGACGTGTGGCACAGCAGCCGCGCCGTGCCCGGGGGGCTCAATTTCGTGGGGTTCAAAAACGCCAAGGCCGACGCGCTGCTGGAGGAGGGCCGGCACACCGTGGATATGGCCAAGCGCAAGAAGATCTACGACGCCTTCCAGGAGATTTTGCACCGCGAACAGCCCTATCTTTTTCTCTACGCGCCCTATGCCCTGCCGATTTTGTCCTCGCGTTTTCAAAACGTGGCCGTGGCGCCGGCCGGCATCACCTACAACTTCACCAAGTGGTGGGTGCCGCGGGACAAACAGACCTTCCGCCTGGAAAAATAA
- a CDS encoding DEAD/DEAH box helicase, producing the protein MAPGTEETKIKSLLSEFVRETIPEYILDGSHAIVAADGIQKLSINKHDHYWDVEGQVQGDDFQVYASEVSVNLKEGTINFFCNCPDSFSGVCRHVGATALQCIRNLDAAEGGDAESPAVPRSEWRQTFRTYFSSEPEPEPGRHYLIFRFHPEPGRLQVAFFRARQNKSGISQVHSEITLEQIIKNPDWSELSPKLPVVAEMLYHHLDYAGHRVELPPGLLAWFFWAIGKEYYLYWRDTEQPVRIESKTMRLQLAPKLADDGLSFDILLGSPGKSPFSILGQEVYFYGQMPIWVCWKNAFYPVQTGLPPQLVSDMVQQPPFIPTADVSEFLDRVWTHLPMADLYGQEEFLVKMQPFFVPATYDPKIFLDEEGSLLTLQIQNIYQTEHGEITVPGPNPDLMTASYLYEGRSYLIARDCNHEQTLINMLMDMRFQARNNANWFLETEEAIVFLLDAYPKLVEKYRVYGEKNLARYKVRLSTPVIVAEVESKEEEKWFNLDLQVAYDDQRVPIEKIWKAWTQGKRYVQLKDGSYTSLPESWLEKLAHKLRALGYDTDKPPQTKFKQFEAPVLDKILEDLPEARTDSFWNNLRQKIHSFREIVQVHPPRGLTADLRPYQLQGLSYLNFLREYGFGGILADEMGLGKTIQTLSFIQHNVERGIKGPNLIVVPTSVLPNWEREAGKFVPDLRQLIIYGARRENMFKKIGESDLVITTYALLRRDLDELLKHEFATIILDEAQNIKNPNTITARSVRRLSGKTRLCLSGTPIENNLFELWSLFEFLMPGFLGGQNAFQRGIVKPIKDGDEETLDYLRGRVRPFILRRTKSEVAKDRPPKVENVYYCNLLDEQLDLYAALAKKLKEQVLATVDEKGMAKSQMSILDALLKLRQICCHPRLLKLDLPGVNTNLPSGKFDAFKDLITDCIEEGHKVLVFSQFVQMLHIIRSWVTISQIPFAYLDGSSKDRFDQVDRFNEDENIKVFLISLKAGGTGLNLTSADYVIHYDPWWNPAVENQATDRTHRIGQQRQVFSYKMICQNTVEEKILKLQEQKKDVAEAIIPGQDAFKSLTRTDLESLFEV; encoded by the coding sequence ATGGCCCCTGGAACCGAAGAAACGAAAATAAAATCACTGCTCTCGGAGTTCGTCCGGGAAACGATACCGGAATACATCCTGGACGGCTCCCACGCCATTGTGGCCGCGGACGGCATCCAAAAGCTTTCCATCAACAAGCACGACCACTACTGGGACGTGGAAGGACAGGTGCAGGGCGACGATTTCCAGGTTTATGCCTCGGAAGTCTCGGTCAACCTCAAGGAAGGCACCATCAATTTCTTCTGCAACTGTCCGGATTCGTTCTCCGGCGTGTGCCGCCACGTCGGGGCCACGGCCCTGCAGTGCATCCGAAACCTGGACGCCGCCGAGGGAGGCGACGCCGAAAGTCCGGCCGTGCCGCGCAGCGAATGGCGACAGACCTTCCGCACCTATTTCTCCTCGGAGCCCGAACCGGAACCCGGCCGCCACTATCTCATCTTCCGCTTCCACCCCGAGCCAGGCCGGCTCCAGGTGGCCTTTTTCCGGGCCCGGCAAAACAAGTCCGGCATCTCGCAGGTCCACTCCGAGATCACCCTGGAACAGATCATCAAGAATCCGGACTGGTCCGAGCTGTCGCCCAAGCTGCCGGTGGTGGCCGAAATGCTCTACCACCACCTGGATTACGCCGGGCACCGGGTGGAGCTGCCGCCGGGACTGCTCGCCTGGTTTTTCTGGGCCATCGGCAAGGAATACTACCTCTACTGGCGCGACACCGAGCAGCCCGTGCGCATCGAGTCCAAGACCATGCGCCTGCAACTCGCCCCGAAACTCGCCGACGACGGCCTATCCTTCGACATCCTGCTCGGCAGCCCCGGCAAGTCGCCCTTCTCGATCCTCGGCCAGGAAGTCTATTTCTACGGCCAAATGCCGATCTGGGTCTGCTGGAAAAACGCCTTCTATCCGGTGCAGACGGGGCTGCCGCCGCAGCTCGTCTCGGACATGGTGCAGCAGCCGCCGTTTATTCCCACGGCCGACGTGTCGGAATTCCTGGACCGGGTCTGGACGCATCTGCCCATGGCCGACCTGTACGGCCAGGAAGAATTCCTGGTCAAAATGCAGCCCTTCTTCGTGCCGGCCACCTACGATCCCAAGATATTCCTGGACGAGGAAGGCAGCCTGCTCACCTTGCAGATCCAGAACATCTACCAGACCGAGCACGGCGAGATCACGGTGCCGGGCCCCAACCCCGACCTCATGACCGCCTCCTACCTTTACGAGGGCCGCTCCTATCTCATCGCCCGGGACTGCAACCACGAGCAGACGCTCATCAACATGCTCATGGACATGCGCTTCCAGGCCAGAAACAACGCCAACTGGTTCCTGGAGACCGAGGAGGCCATCGTCTTCCTCCTCGACGCCTATCCCAAGCTGGTGGAGAAGTACCGGGTTTACGGCGAAAAGAACCTGGCCCGCTACAAGGTGCGCCTGTCCACCCCGGTCATCGTGGCCGAGGTGGAGTCCAAGGAAGAGGAGAAGTGGTTCAACCTCGACTTGCAGGTGGCCTACGACGACCAGCGCGTACCGATCGAAAAGATCTGGAAGGCCTGGACCCAGGGCAAGCGCTACGTGCAGCTCAAGGACGGCTCATACACCAGCCTGCCCGAATCCTGGCTGGAGAAGCTGGCCCACAAGCTGCGGGCGCTCGGCTACGACACGGACAAGCCGCCCCAGACGAAATTCAAACAGTTCGAAGCCCCGGTGCTGGACAAGATCCTCGAGGACCTGCCCGAGGCCCGCACGGACTCGTTCTGGAACAACCTGCGCCAGAAGATCCACAGCTTCCGCGAGATCGTGCAGGTGCATCCGCCGCGGGGCCTCACCGCCGACCTGCGCCCCTACCAGCTTCAGGGCCTGTCCTACCTCAACTTCCTGCGGGAATACGGTTTCGGCGGCATCCTGGCCGACGAGATGGGCCTCGGCAAGACGATCCAGACCTTGTCGTTCATCCAGCACAACGTGGAGCGCGGGATCAAGGGCCCGAACCTCATCGTGGTGCCGACCTCGGTCCTGCCCAACTGGGAGCGCGAGGCCGGGAAATTCGTGCCGGACCTGCGCCAGCTCATCATCTACGGCGCACGGCGCGAAAACATGTTCAAGAAGATCGGCGAGTCCGATCTGGTCATCACCACTTACGCCCTGCTGCGCCGGGACCTCGACGAACTGCTCAAGCACGAGTTCGCCACCATCATCCTGGACGAGGCCCAGAACATCAAGAACCCCAACACGATCACGGCCCGTTCCGTGCGGCGCCTGTCCGGCAAGACGCGCCTTTGCCTGTCCGGCACGCCCATCGAGAACAACCTCTTCGAGTTGTGGTCGCTCTTTGAGTTCCTTATGCCGGGTTTTCTCGGCGGCCAGAACGCCTTCCAGCGCGGCATCGTCAAGCCGATCAAGGACGGCGACGAGGAGACCCTCGACTACCTGCGCGGCCGGGTGCGGCCGTTCATCCTGCGGCGCACCAAGTCCGAGGTGGCCAAGGACCGGCCGCCCAAGGTGGAAAACGTCTACTACTGCAACCTGCTCGACGAGCAGCTCGACCTCTACGCGGCCCTGGCGAAAAAGCTCAAGGAACAGGTGCTGGCCACGGTGGACGAAAAGGGCATGGCCAAGTCGCAGATGTCCATTCTCGACGCCCTGCTCAAGCTGCGCCAGATCTGCTGCCACCCGAGACTGCTCAAGCTCGACCTGCCCGGTGTGAACACCAACCTGCCCTCGGGCAAGTTCGACGCCTTCAAGGACCTGATCACGGACTGCATCGAGGAAGGCCACAAGGTGCTCGTCTTCTCGCAGTTCGTGCAGATGCTCCACATCATCCGCTCGTGGGTGACCATCAGCCAGATTCCTTTTGCCTACCTCGACGGTTCGAGCAAGGACCGCTTCGATCAGGTCGACCGGTTCAACGAAGACGAGAACATCAAGGTGTTCCTCATTTCGCTTAAGGCCGGCGGCACGGGGCTCAACCTCACCAGCGCCGACTACGTCATCCACTACGATCCCTGGTGGAACCCGGCCGTGGAAAACCAGGCCACGGACCGCACCCACCGCATTGGCCAGCAGCGGCAGGTGTTCTCCTACAAGATGATCTGCCAGAACACGGTGGAGGAAAAGATCCTCAAGCTGCAGGAACAGAAAAAGGACGTGGCCGAGGCCATCATTCCGGGCCAGGACGCATTCAAGTCCCTGACCAGGACCGACCTGGAGTCGCTGTTCGAGGTGTAG
- a CDS encoding cache domain-containing protein, translating into MTTTETPRDTHTLLQLMPGVLAYKDELNALNKQWIRTTLTGKINSNRVAATLIDFMEGTQSKFLILQDKLIAALAEENSKKTALAMAGMSQVAIDILKRNLFERTADVGFLATDDDIVEFLRLPEPDADGVRRMEARLRAYRDKYTVYDEIVILDTEGRIRAHLDKTADVRRSADPLLAEALSRDGYLETFRPSDIRPGKGAALLYSHRILRPDTGEALGVLCLSFDFTGEMAGIATNLLRDLKAVLCILDDRGKVISTSDPGRIPPGATLPMALDRQFALANIRGRQYLAKTARTNGYQGFVGLPWFGHILFPVDTAFGDNDDSGPGERAGPDNGQDAGFLSGALKEIDDDADDILSDLGLVVLNGEVMAAKQIVNADPVIRQEANALPPVLGAIHQVGEKIRGVFAESILSLQETVRSSRLDDARFLASLAIDIMDRNLYERANDCRWWALNSTFRRTLAAAGRPTEEDRRRLHDILAYINALYTVYSTLILYDAHGTVVAVSDPEASGLVGRELPGCYVKDCLRLRDPQQYCVSDFDACGEYAGKDGMTRHTYIYNAAVLHPDESGTAVGGIAIVFDSQPQFRAMLEDALPRDEDGNVSDGCSAFFVDRDRRIISSTDEAWKVGETLTLGDFRLELENGEQRSDIVTVDGVRRIVGCAMSSGYREYKRDGIYANDVAAVVVIDV; encoded by the coding sequence ATGACCACCACCGAGACCCCGCGCGACACCCATACCCTCCTACAGCTCATGCCCGGCGTCCTGGCATATAAAGATGAGCTTAACGCCCTCAATAAGCAGTGGATTCGAACGACGCTCACCGGCAAGATCAATTCCAACCGGGTCGCCGCCACCCTGATCGACTTCATGGAGGGCACCCAAAGCAAGTTCCTCATCCTCCAGGACAAGCTCATCGCCGCCCTGGCCGAGGAAAACAGCAAGAAAACGGCCCTGGCCATGGCCGGCATGTCCCAGGTCGCCATCGACATCCTGAAGCGCAACCTGTTCGAGCGCACGGCCGACGTGGGGTTTCTGGCCACGGACGACGACATCGTCGAGTTCCTCCGCCTGCCCGAACCCGACGCGGACGGCGTGCGGCGCATGGAAGCGCGGCTTAGGGCCTACCGGGACAAATACACGGTCTACGACGAAATTGTCATCCTCGACACCGAAGGCCGGATTAGAGCCCATCTGGACAAGACGGCCGACGTGCGCCGCAGCGCCGATCCGCTTCTGGCCGAAGCCCTTTCCCGGGACGGCTACCTGGAAACCTTCCGCCCAAGCGACATCCGGCCGGGCAAGGGCGCCGCGCTCCTCTACTCCCACCGCATCCTGCGCCCGGACACCGGAGAGGCGCTCGGCGTCTTGTGCCTCTCCTTCGATTTCACCGGAGAGATGGCAGGCATCGCCACAAACCTCCTGCGCGACCTCAAGGCGGTCCTGTGCATCCTGGACGATCGCGGCAAGGTCATCTCCACGAGCGATCCCGGCCGCATCCCCCCCGGCGCGACACTCCCCATGGCCCTGGACCGTCAATTCGCCCTGGCCAACATCCGGGGGCGGCAATACCTGGCCAAGACGGCCCGGACCAACGGCTACCAGGGGTTCGTCGGCCTGCCCTGGTTCGGTCATATCCTTTTTCCGGTGGACACGGCCTTTGGCGACAACGACGACAGTGGACCGGGGGAACGGGCCGGCCCGGACAACGGACAGGACGCGGGATTCCTTTCCGGCGCGCTCAAGGAAATCGACGACGACGCCGACGACATTTTAAGCGACCTTGGGCTGGTGGTCCTAAACGGCGAGGTCATGGCCGCCAAGCAGATCGTCAACGCCGACCCCGTAATCCGCCAGGAGGCCAACGCCCTGCCGCCCGTGCTCGGGGCCATCCACCAGGTAGGCGAGAAGATTCGCGGCGTCTTTGCCGAGTCCATCCTCAGTCTCCAGGAAACGGTCCGGTCCTCGCGCCTGGACGACGCCCGCTTCCTCGCCTCGCTGGCCATCGACATCATGGACCGCAATCTCTACGAGCGGGCCAACGACTGCCGCTGGTGGGCGCTCAACTCCACCTTCCGCCGCACGCTGGCAGCCGCCGGCCGGCCGACGGAGGAGGACCGCCGCCGGCTGCACGACATCCTGGCCTACATCAACGCGCTTTACACCGTGTACTCCACCCTCATCCTCTACGACGCGCACGGCACGGTCGTGGCCGTCTCCGACCCGGAGGCTTCGGGACTCGTCGGCAGGGAACTCCCCGGCTGCTACGTCAAGGACTGCCTGCGCCTGCGCGATCCGCAGCAGTACTGCGTCTCCGACTTCGACGCCTGCGGGGAATACGCCGGCAAGGACGGCATGACGCGCCACACCTACATCTACAACGCCGCGGTGCTGCACCCGGACGAGAGCGGCACGGCCGTCGGCGGCATCGCCATCGTTTTCGACAGCCAGCCGCAGTTTCGGGCCATGCTGGAAGACGCCCTACCACGGGACGAGGACGGGAACGTTTCGGACGGATGCAGCGCCTTTTTCGTGGACCGGGACCGGCGCATCATCAGCAGCACCGACGAGGCCTGGAAGGTGGGGGAGACGCTGACGCTCGGGGATTTCCGGCTCGAGCTGGAAAACGGGGAACAACGCTCGGACATCGTCACGGTCGACGGCGTGCGGCGCATCGTCGGCTGCGCCATGTCGAGCGGTTACCGGGAATACAAGCGCGACGGAATCTATGCCAACGACGTGGCCGCCGTGGTGGTGATCGACGTCTGA
- a CDS encoding SpoIIAA family protein, translated as MFQILEGTSGDVLAVEISGGYTKDDVEQFKKAFEDALKAGYDRINVLCKIDKLKVSQSEFAAFVADARYGFANMAKIRHIAVVADSGVMKLLVKLDNAVFGDPEKGLVEKYFDVADLDDAWAFVRG; from the coding sequence GTGTTTCAAATTCTCGAAGGTACATCCGGAGACGTTTTGGCGGTGGAGATCAGCGGCGGGTACACCAAGGACGATGTGGAACAGTTCAAAAAAGCCTTCGAGGATGCCCTCAAGGCCGGGTATGACCGCATCAACGTGTTGTGCAAGATCGACAAACTCAAGGTCTCGCAAAGCGAGTTTGCCGCTTTTGTGGCCGATGCCCGCTACGGCTTTGCCAACATGGCCAAGATCCGGCATATCGCCGTGGTGGCGGACAGCGGCGTCATGAAGCTTCTGGTCAAGCTGGACAATGCCGTGTTCGGCGACCCGGAAAAGGGGCTGGTCGAAAAGTATTTCGACGTGGCCGATCTCGATGACGCCTGGGCCTTCGTGCGCGGCTGA
- the feoB gene encoding ferrous iron transport protein B, which yields MAQPIRVAVSGQPNCGKSTMFNAITGGQARVGNYPGITVDRLEGTYRDADQVSHLVDLPGTYSLTSYSMEELVARNVIVDEHPDVVINMMDATALERSLYLAVQLMEIGAPLVLGLNMMDEVKRSGVTIDTDKLSKLLGVPVVPCVARVGQGRKELMRAVAEVAAKSKGQWTPIRLNYGPDLDPILDRMSALIADAKFLTARHDPRWVAVKYLESDEQVMTEGKAAGPTHDALLALCAEAEETTRKNSATTPDAIIADWRYGYINGIIKQGVVLGGDELRRNNSDAIDRIVTHKMLGPLIMLAVLYLMFQVTFALGAYPQGWIESGFDALSGLATTYLPDGYLQSLIVNGIIGGVGSVIGFTPLICIMFAMLVFLEDLGYMARVAYMLDRVLRIFGLHGMSVMPLIMSGGIPGGCAVPGVMCARTLRSPRERLATILTAPFMVCGAKTTAYLMLVAAFFPGNSTRAMFFIVLAAWAFVLLVSRLLRSTLIKGESTPFVMEIPPYRLPTLRGVVLHTWERVWQYVKKAGTVILAVSIVMWAVMTFPELPEDTVAKYDTQKEQIAQTVKAEHPQVSEEELGALTEDAQKGVEDDQNEAALKYSVAGRVSEALTPLTNLAGFPWQANIALIGAFAAKEVFVSTMATAYSMGEVDPEEAQPLSEKLAADRAWTMPAVLSVFAFMLLYTPCMVTVVVIARESNWKWATFSVVGGLCFAYVVAVAIYQIGTAVMA from the coding sequence ATGGCGCAGCCCATCCGTGTCGCCGTTTCCGGCCAGCCCAACTGCGGCAAGAGCACCATGTTCAACGCCATCACCGGCGGCCAGGCCCGGGTCGGCAACTATCCCGGCATCACCGTGGACCGCCTGGAAGGCACCTACCGGGACGCCGACCAGGTCAGCCACCTGGTGGACCTGCCCGGCACCTATTCCCTGACCTCCTATTCCATGGAGGAGCTCGTCGCCCGAAACGTCATCGTGGACGAGCATCCCGACGTGGTCATCAACATGATGGACGCCACGGCCCTGGAGCGCAGCCTCTATCTGGCCGTGCAGCTCATGGAGATCGGCGCGCCGCTGGTGCTCGGGCTCAACATGATGGACGAGGTCAAGCGCAGCGGCGTGACCATCGACACCGACAAGCTGTCCAAGCTGCTTGGCGTGCCGGTGGTGCCGTGCGTGGCCCGCGTCGGGCAGGGGCGAAAGGAGCTCATGCGGGCCGTGGCCGAGGTCGCGGCCAAGAGCAAGGGGCAGTGGACGCCGATCCGCCTCAACTACGGCCCGGACCTCGATCCCATTCTCGACCGCATGTCCGCGCTCATCGCTGACGCGAAATTTCTGACCGCCCGCCACGATCCGCGCTGGGTGGCCGTCAAGTACCTGGAAAGCGACGAGCAGGTCATGACCGAGGGCAAGGCCGCCGGCCCCACCCATGACGCGCTTTTGGCCCTTTGCGCCGAGGCCGAGGAGACCACCCGCAAAAACAGCGCCACCACCCCCGACGCCATCATCGCCGACTGGCGCTACGGCTATATAAACGGCATCATCAAGCAGGGGGTCGTGCTTGGCGGCGACGAGCTGCGCCGCAACAACTCCGACGCCATCGACCGTATCGTCACGCACAAGATGCTCGGCCCGCTCATCATGCTGGCCGTGCTGTATCTGATGTTCCAGGTGACGTTCGCTCTTGGGGCCTATCCCCAGGGCTGGATCGAGTCCGGTTTCGACGCCCTAAGCGGCCTGGCCACGACGTATCTGCCCGACGGCTACCTGCAATCGCTTATCGTCAACGGCATCATCGGCGGCGTGGGCTCGGTCATCGGCTTCACGCCGCTTATCTGCATCATGTTCGCCATGCTGGTCTTCCTGGAGGACCTCGGCTACATGGCGCGCGTGGCCTACATGCTCGACCGGGTGTTGCGCATTTTCGGCCTGCACGGCATGTCGGTCATGCCGCTGATCATGTCCGGCGGCATCCCGGGCGGCTGCGCCGTGCCCGGCGTCATGTGCGCGCGGACCCTTCGCAGCCCGCGCGAGCGGCTGGCCACCATCCTGACCGCGCCTTTCATGGTCTGCGGGGCCAAGACCACGGCCTATCTCATGCTTGTGGCCGCCTTTTTCCCGGGCAATTCCACCCGGGCCATGTTCTTCATCGTGCTGGCCGCCTGGGCCTTCGTGCTGCTCGTCTCCCGGCTTTTGCGCTCGACCCTGATCAAGGGCGAGAGCACGCCTTTCGTCATGGAGATTCCGCCTTACCGCCTGCCCACGCTGCGGGGCGTGGTGCTCCATACCTGGGAACGCGTCTGGCAGTACGTGAAAAAGGCCGGAACGGTCATCCTGGCCGTGTCCATCGTTATGTGGGCGGTCATGACCTTCCCGGAACTGCCCGAGGATACGGTGGCCAAGTACGATACCCAGAAGGAGCAGATCGCCCAGACGGTCAAGGCCGAGCATCCGCAGGTAAGCGAGGAGGAACTGGGGGCGCTGACCGAGGATGCCCAGAAAGGCGTCGAGGACGATCAGAACGAGGCCGCGCTCAAATATTCCGTGGCCGGCCGCGTGAGCGAGGCGCTCACCCCTCTGACCAACCTGGCCGGGTTCCCCTGGCAGGCCAATATTGCGCTTATCGGAGCGTTCGCGGCCAAGGAGGTCTTCGTCTCCACCATGGCCACGGCCTATTCCATGGGCGAGGTCGATCCGGAAGAGGCCCAGCCGCTCAGCGAAAAGCTGGCCGCCGACCGGGCCTGGACCATGCCGGCGGTGCTTTCGGTCTTTGCCTTCATGCTGCTCTATACGCCCTGCATGGTCACGGTGGTGGTCATCGCCAGGGAATCCAATTGGAAGTGGGCGACCTTCTCCGTGGTCGGCGGGCTGTGCTTCGCCTACGTGGTCGCGGTCGCCATCTACCAGATCGGCACGGCGGTCATGGCCTGA
- a CDS encoding FeoA family protein: MTISMRKLCVNQKGCIRAVTAGGELGRRIRDMGLVPGTQVMVIGRAPLTDPVELRMKGFSLSLRNSEADYITVEAL; the protein is encoded by the coding sequence ATGACGATTTCGATGCGGAAACTGTGCGTCAATCAGAAAGGATGTATCCGGGCGGTGACCGCCGGCGGCGAGCTGGGACGGCGTATCCGGGACATGGGGCTTGTGCCCGGCACCCAGGTCATGGTCATCGGCCGCGCGCCGCTGACCGATCCGGTTGAACTGCGAATGAAAGGATTTTCCTTGTCGCTGCGCAACAGCGAGGCCGACTACATTACCGTGGAGGCGCTCTAG
- a CDS encoding nucleoside 2-deoxyribosyltransferase — MRVYLAGPLFSLAERRFMARLRDQAAALPGVVALWPGDFFTDDDLPAMGPAAKEHIFRGCLAGVDGCDLVVAVLDGAQVDDGTAFEAGYAHARGIPVWGLRTDFRVAGDTVHSLVNCMIECACARTFRDEAPLLEAMAAVAAK; from the coding sequence ATGCGCGTCTATCTGGCCGGACCGCTTTTCAGCCTGGCCGAGCGTCGGTTCATGGCCCGCCTGCGCGATCAGGCCGCCGCGTTGCCCGGAGTCGTCGCCCTGTGGCCCGGCGATTTTTTCACGGACGACGATTTGCCCGCCATGGGGCCGGCGGCCAAGGAGCACATTTTCCGGGGCTGTCTGGCCGGGGTCGACGGCTGCGATCTGGTCGTGGCCGTGCTCGACGGGGCCCAGGTCGACGACGGCACCGCGTTCGAAGCGGGCTACGCCCATGCCCGGGGCATCCCGGTCTGGGGCCTGCGCACGGATTTCCGTGTGGCCGGGGATACAGTCCATTCCCTGGTCAACTGCATGATCGAATGCGCCTGCGCCCGGACGTTTCGAGACGAAGCGCCGCTTCTGGAGGCCATGGCCGCTGTTGCCGCCAAATGA
- the greA gene encoding transcription elongation factor GreA → MDSIPITVQGFKRLERELERLKKERPEVILAIKEAREEGDLRENAGYDAARERQGMLEARINFIESRMPRFNVIDLATLDGEQVIFGATVEIEDVDTGDVKKYTLLGPDEAEPSKGSISILSPVGQALLGKYEGDEIVVEAPRGKINYEIISIAFYGPIEQD, encoded by the coding sequence ATGGACAGCATTCCTATTACCGTCCAAGGCTTCAAGCGACTCGAACGCGAACTGGAGCGTCTCAAGAAAGAACGCCCGGAAGTGATCCTGGCCATCAAGGAGGCCCGCGAGGAGGGCGATCTGCGCGAGAACGCCGGCTACGACGCCGCCCGCGAACGCCAGGGGATGCTCGAAGCCCGCATCAACTTCATCGAATCGCGCATGCCGCGCTTCAACGTCATCGATCTGGCCACCCTGGATGGCGAACAAGTCATTTTCGGGGCCACAGTGGAAATCGAGGACGTGGACACCGGCGACGTCAAGAAATACACGCTGCTTGGCCCGGACGAAGCCGAACCGAGCAAGGGCTCCATCTCCATCCTGTCGCCGGTCGGCCAGGCGCTGCTCGGCAAATACGAAGGCGACGAGATCGTGGTGGAAGCGCCCCGGGGCAAGATCAATTACGAGATTATCTCCATCGCCTTCTACGGTCCCATCGAGCAAGACTAG